The Sesamum indicum cultivar Zhongzhi No. 13 linkage group LG6, S_indicum_v1.0, whole genome shotgun sequence genome has a segment encoding these proteins:
- the LOC105163124 gene encoding UDP-glucuronic acid decarboxylase 2-like yields the protein MGSELIFRGHDESQPVTDSYSPKPQKPWFNVTRPICYMLREQRLLFVFVGIAIATLVFAFVPSSNPQAPIPDAYFSTELTQLQPHRSMYQNGHLATGFGINSVGKIPLGLKRKGLRIVVTGGAGFVGSHLVDRLISRGDSVIVVDNFFTGRKENVVHHFGNPRFELIRHDVVEPLLLEVDQIYHLACPASPVHYKHNPVKTIKTNVVGTLNMLGLAKRVGARFLLTSTSEVYGDPLQHPQVETYWGNVNPIGVRSWTAETLTMDYHRGAGVEVRIARIFNTYGPRMCIDDGRVVSNFVAQALRKEPLTVYGDGKQTRSFQYVSDLVEGLMRLMEGEHVGPFNLGNPGEFTMLELAQVVQETIDPNAKIEFRPNTEDDPHKRKPDITKAKDLLGWEPKVPLRKGLPMMVSDFRQRIFGDHKQDVASSA from the exons ATGGGTTCTGAGTTAATATTCCGAGGCCACGACGAGTCGCAACCCGTGACCGACTCCTACTCGCCGAAGCCGCAGAAGCCCTGGTTCAACGTCACTCGGCCGATTTGCTACATGCTCCGCGAACAGCGACTCCTTTTCGTGTTCGTCGGCATTGCTATCGCAACGCTCGTTTTCGCTTTCGTACCTTCCTCCAATCCCCAGGCGCCGATCCCGGACGCGTACTTTTCGACCGAGTTGACTCAGCTCCAGCCGCACCGATCCATGTACCAGAACGGCCACTTGGCCACCGGGTTCGGAATCAACTCGGTCGGAAAAATTCCGCTGGGATTGAAACGTAAGGGTTTGCGAATTGTCGTAACGGGCGGGGCTGGGTTTGTCGGCAGCCATTTGGTGGATCGTTTGATTAGCAGAGGAGACAGTGTGATTGTAGTGGATAATTTCTTCACGGGGAGAAAGGAGAACGTGGTGCACCACTTTGGAAATCCCAGGTTTGAACTGATTCGACATGACGTCGTTGAGCCGCTGCTGTTGGAAGTCGACCAGATCTACCACCTCGCTTGCCCTGCCTCGCCTGTTCATTACAAGCACAACCCCGTCAAGACCATC AAGACGAATGTGGTGGGGACGCTGAACATGCTGGGTCTGGCGAAGAGAGTCGGTGCACGGTTTCTGCTAACGAGCACCAGCGAGGTATACGGTGATCCATTGCAACACCCCCAAGTTGAGACCTACTGGGGCAACGTCAACCCAATCG GTGTGCGGAGCTGGACTGCTGAAACGTTGACCATGGACTATCACAGAGGTGCTGGCGTTGAG GTTAGGATTGCAAGAATCTTCAACACATACGGTCCCCGTATGTGCATTGATGACGGTCGTGTGGTTAGCAACTTTGTTGCTCAG GCTTTGAGGAAGGAGCCATTAACAGTGTATGGTGATGGGAAGCAGACAAGAAGTTTTCAGTATGTCTCCGATCTG GTTGAGGGACTAATGCGGTTGATGGAAGGAGAGCATGTTGGACCTTTCAATCTTGGTAACCCAGGCGAATTCACTATGCTTGAACTTGCTCAG GTGGTTCAAGAAACCATTGATCCAAATGCAAAGATAGAATTCAGGCCCAACACAGAGGATGATCCACACAAGAGAAAGCCCGACATTACCAAGGCGAAGGATCTGCTGGGTTGGGAACCCAAAGTGCCACTGCGCAAAGGTCTACCCATGATGGTCTCAGACTTCAGGCAAAGGATATTTGGTGACCACAAACAAGATGTGGCTTCCTCAGCATAA
- the LOC105163125 gene encoding LOW QUALITY PROTEIN: pectinesterase inhibitor 6 (The sequence of the model RefSeq protein was modified relative to this genomic sequence to represent the inferred CDS: deleted 1 base in 1 codon) produces MARVKYYSIILPMLLAWLITFLPSRASPNPNGDGYVRDACSVTRYRDLCIRSLSSFSSTAKDNPSKWARAGVSVAIGEAKRVARYLATLKRNRQRIRGRNRIALSDCVECFQDTLDNLHRSLYVLRKLSVRDFGSQVEDVATWVSAALTDEDTCVDGFDERTGKGVKPLINRVSNVTYMTSNALALINKLVTAGPECLKNG; encoded by the exons ATGGCGCGGGTTAAGTACTACTCCATCATATTACCCATGCTATTGGCATGgctaattacatttttacccTCCCGCGCATCACCGAACCCAAACGGCGACGGTTACGTCCGAGACGCATGCAGCGTCACACGCTACCGCGATCTCTGCATCCGTTCCCTATCGTCGTTCTCAAGCACAGCCAAAGACAACCCTAGCAAATGGGCTCGGGCGGGGGTGTCCGTCGCCATCGGAGAAGCGAAGCGCGTTGCTCGGTACTTGGCGACATTGAAGCGGAACAGACAG CGCATCCGCGGAAGGAACAGAATCGCGTTGTCCGATTGCGTCGAGTGTTTTCAGGACACGCTTGATAATCTCCACAGATCGCTTTACGTGCTTAGAAAGCTGAGTGTTAGGGATTTCGGTTCTCAGGTTGAGGATGTGGCTACTTGGGTTAGCGCTGCTCTCACCGACGAAGATACTTGTGTCGACGGCTTCGATGAGCGAACGGGAAAGGGCGTTAAGCCTCTTATAAATCGCGTTTCGAATGTGACTTACATGACCAGCAACGCGCTGGCGCTTATCAACAAACTCGTGACTGCCGGTCCGGAATGCCTCAAGAATGGGTAG
- the LOC105163123 gene encoding small nuclear ribonucleoprotein Sm D2-like isoform X2, with protein MDQDAPGKNEEEEFNTGPLSVLMMSVKNNTQVLINCRNNKKLLGHVRAFDRHCNMVLENVREMWTEVPKTGKGKKKALPVNKDRFISKMFLRGDSVIIVLRNPK; from the exons ATGGATCAGGATGCCCCC GGAAAgaatgaggaggaggagttCAACACGGGTCCACTTTCTGTTTTGATGATGAGTGTTAAAAATAACACACAG GTGCTCATCAACTGCCGCAACAACAAAAAGCTTTTGGGCCACGTGAGGGCTTTTGACCGTCACTGCAACATGGTGCTCGAAAATGTGCGCGAGATGTGGACTGAG GTGCCCAAGACTGGGAAAGGCAAGAAGAAAGCTCTTCCAGTGAATAAGGATCGTTTTATTAGTAAGATGTTTCTCCGTGGAGATTCCGTGATCATTGTCCTGAGAAACCCCAAGTAA
- the LOC105163121 gene encoding uncharacterized protein LOC105163121 isoform X3: MEEDFSVSTPCSSIAVDSVLRMSSVYLAVPVHRTLPRQLASAAFHVEYLLQYFLLLTVECKGIGGRKTGLVNTLAAGVLAGAAFGAGTRNWKQVAGITGLFCTLFQFAQDSKSV, from the exons ATGGAGGAAGACTTCTCAGTTTCCACCCCTTGCTCTTCTATCGCGGTCGATTCCGTCTTACGCATGAGCTCC GTCTATCTGGCAGTGCCCGTGCATCGCACATT GCCAAGACAGTTGGCCAGTGCGGCTTTTCATGTg GAATATTTGctgcaatattttcttttactcaCTGTGGAATGCAAAGGTATCGGCGGAAGAAAGACTGGGTTA GTTAATACTTTGGCAGCAGGTGTTCTAGCCGGGGCAGCTTTTGGAGCTGGAACCCGGAATTGGAAACAAGTTGCTGGTATTACTGGGCTTTTCTGTACGCTTTTTCAGTTTGCCCAGGACTCCAAATCTGTTTGA
- the LOC105163129 gene encoding uncharacterized protein LOC105163129 (The sequence of the model RefSeq protein was modified relative to this genomic sequence to represent the inferred CDS: added 44 bases not found in genome assembly), whose amino-acid sequence MSRGTLDSLHAIESCAFQLLSWRPFARNLDSDSPKHYAANHGPYSKRPCRADRATSSFSIDAILDMSKLSLFDDDRPLSLSAARKRWFARKRRRRGGSRSVSGRSSDRRCCSVGASAANGTCSDFPMVAGGTDSSGELFGDPNWASDVSDRNSRREREGSGGGEREHVSAGCGGQFGNCDSQGNESGYGSEPGYRGDAELGYDDEEEDDPRVLFWGDEFGENTSKLERMGENSLQKAHHRGRRKKHDLRSENC is encoded by the exons ATGTCACGCGGAACCCTAGATTCACTTCACGCCATTGAATCTTGCGCCTTTCAGCTCCTCAGCTGGAGGCCCTTCGCCAGAAACCTCGACTCCGATTCCCCCAAACACTACGCCGCCAATCATGGACCCTACAGCAAGCGCCCTTGCCGCGCCGACCGCGCCACTTCTTCGTTTTCCATAGATGCCATCCTCGACATGTCAAAACTCAGCCTCTTTGATGACGATAGGCCCCTCTCGCTTTCCGCCGCCCGGAAACGCTGGTTCGCCCGTAAGCGCCGCCGACGTGGTGGGTCGAGGTCAGTGTCCGGCCGGAGCTCCGATCGCAGGTGCTGCTCCGTCGGCGCGTCTGCGGCAAATGGAACTTGCTCTGATTTTCCTATGGTTGCGGGGGGTACGGATTCGAGCGGGGAGTTATTTGGGGATCCGAATTGGGCGTCCGATGTGAGCGACCGGAACTCCaggagagagagggaggggaGTGGGGGTGGGGAGAGGGAGCATGTGAGTGCTGGGTGCGGGGGGCAGTTTGGGAATTGTGACAGTCAGGGGAATGAATCGGGTTACGGGAGTGAACCGGGCTATCGAGGGGATGCTGAGCTCGGGTACGATGATGAGGAAGAGGATGATCCGCGAGTTTTGTTTTGGGGGGACGAATTTGGAG AAAGCTCACCACCGAGGCCGTCGTAAGAAACATGATCTGAGAAGTGAGAATTGTTGA
- the LOC105163122 gene encoding caffeoylshikimate esterase-like encodes MDVAYHEEYVKNSRGVQLFTCRWLPFSSPKALVFLCHGYGMECSNFMKGVGTKLASCGYAVFGIDYEGHGRSMGARCYIKRFDNIVKDCSDHFKSICAQEEYREKKRFLYGESMGGAMALLTHKKDPSFWHGAILVAPMCKISEKLKPHPVVVSLLTMVEDVIPKWKIVPTKDVIDSAFKDPIKREEIRSNKLIYQQKPRLKTALEMLRTSMNLEDSLNEVTLPFFVLHGEADIVTDPEVSRALYEKASSSDKTIKLYPGMWHGLTAGEPDGNIEIVFSDIITWLDRRAGDDGNTLSRKSIKHSTPSPTPDGLTAMASPMSLNEQKHTKKRSHVKYLCGLKGRGFYHHSAV; translated from the exons ATGGATGTCGCGTATCATGAG GAGTACGTCAAGAACTCCAGGGGTGTACAGCTCTTTACTTGCAGATGGCTGCCTTTCTCTTCTCCCAAAGCTCTGGTTTTCCTTTGCCATg GTTATGGCATGGAGTGCAGTAATTTCATGAAAG gTGTTGGGACGAAGCTGGCAAGTTGCGGATATGCTGTCTTTGGAATTGATTATGAAGGCCATGGACGGTCCATGGGTGCTCGTTGTTACATCAAGAGGTTCGACAACATTGTCAAGGACTGCAGTGACCATTTCAAGTCAATATGTG CACAGGAAGAGTAcagggaaaagaaaaggttcTTGTATGGAGAGTCAATGGGAGGGGCGATGGCTCTGTTAACACACAAGAAAGACCCTAGTTTCTGGCACGGCGCGATACTTGTTGCCCCAATGTGTAAG ATATCTGAGAAGTTGAAGCCACATCCTGTAGTTGTTAGTCTACTAACTATGGTGGAAGACGTAATACCCAAATGGAAGATAGTTCCTACCAAGGATGTCATCGATTCAGCCTTCAAAGATCCTATAAAACGGGAAGAG ATTCGCAGCAACAAATTGATATATCAGCAGAAGCCCAGACTGAAAACCGCACTGGAAATGCTCAGAACTAGCATGAACCTTGAGGACAGTTTGAATGAG GTGACGCTCCCATTCTTTGTGCTGCACGGTGAGGCAGACATAGTGACCGACCCGGAAGTGAGCCGGGCACTATATGAAAAAGCCAGCAGTTCAGACAAGACGATAAAGCTATATCCCGGGATGTGGCATGGCTTAACAGCAGGCGAACCAGACGGCAACATTGAGATAGTCTTCTCCGATATCATAACATGGCTCGACAGGCGTGCAGGGGACGACGGCAATACTCTCTCCAGGAAATCAATCAAGCATTCCACTCCCAGCCCGACGCCTGATGGCTTAACCGCAATGGCATCGCCAATGTCGTTAAACGAGCAGAAGCACACTAAAAAACGCTCGCATGTCAAATATTTATGCGGCTTGAAAGGCCGCGGATTTTATCATCATTCAGCAGTCTAG
- the LOC105163121 gene encoding outer envelope pore protein 16-4, chloroplastic isoform X4, producing MEEDFSVSTPCSSIAVDSVLRMSSAGVIWGACFGPFDARRLGIFAAIFSFTHCGMQRYRRKKDWVNTLAAGVLAGAAFGAGTRNWKQVAGITGLFCTLFQFAQDSKSV from the exons ATGGAGGAAGACTTCTCAGTTTCCACCCCTTGCTCTTCTATCGCGGTCGATTCCGTCTTACGCATGAGCTCC GCTGGAGTGATATGGGGTGCTTGTTTTGGACCATTTGATGCTAGAAGACTAG GAATATTTGctgcaatattttcttttactcaCTGTGGAATGCAAAGGTATCGGCGGAAGAAAGACTGG GTTAATACTTTGGCAGCAGGTGTTCTAGCCGGGGCAGCTTTTGGAGCTGGAACCCGGAATTGGAAACAAGTTGCTGGTATTACTGGGCTTTTCTGTACGCTTTTTCAGTTTGCCCAGGACTCCAAATCTGTTTGA
- the LOC105163127 gene encoding mitochondrial zinc maintenance protein 1, mitochondrial isoform X2, whose translation MASEALSAYRTLLRATRKTFAGDTLMLRESALEVRKKFEENRHITSPTDLNRLLEEAREASHFISNMIVQAKLNDRGGYAPDNLPQKLLLQR comes from the exons ATGGCGAGCGAGGCCCTGAGTGCATACAGAACGCTGCTTAGAGCGACGCGAAAGACTTTCGCCGGCGATACCCTCATGCTTCGGGAGTCCGCCCTCGAAGTTAGGAAGAAATTCGAGGAGAATCGTCACATTACCTCTCCCACTGATCTCAATCGCCTTCTCGAGGAGGCACGTGAGGCCTCCCACTTCATCTCCAACATGATCGTCCAGGCCAAGCTCAACGATCGCGGCGGTTACG CACCTGATAATTTACCTCAAAAACTACTGCTGCAGAGGTGA
- the LOC105163127 gene encoding mitochondrial zinc maintenance protein 1, mitochondrial isoform X1, with product MASEALSAYRTLLRATRKTFAGDTLMLRESALEVRKKFEENRHITSPTDLNRLLEEAREASHFISNMIVQAKLNDRGGYEVKPGKXXXXXHAGATLEVPSEDLLKKSK from the exons ATGGCGAGCGAGGCCCTGAGTGCATACAGAACGCTGCTTAGAGCGACGCGAAAGACTTTCGCCGGCGATACCCTCATGCTTCGGGAGTCCGCCCTCGAAGTTAGGAAGAAATTCGAGGAGAATCGTCACATTACCTCTCCCACTGATCTCAATCGCCTTCTCGAGGAGGCACGTGAGGCCTCCCACTTCATCTCCAACATGATCGTCCAGGCCAAGCTCAACGATCGCGGCGGTTACG AGGTGAAGCCAGGGAAAGNNNNNNNNNNNNNGCATGCAGGAGCTACACTGGAAGTTCCTTCGGAAGACCTTCTTAAGAAGTCCAAGTGA
- the LOC105163126 gene encoding peter Pan-like protein: MARFRNKKRKAFVKPIIRKQPNVDHVTGDKIPKSFVFSRGKLPGVLRQLQMDLRKLMLPFTALNLKEKRRNNLKDFLNVAGPMGVTHFLILSKTETAPYLRVARTPQGPTLTFKIHEYSLAADIAQSQLRPRCPKDLFNNPPLIVLSGFGTGEQHLKLTTIMFQNIFPAIDINTVKLSSCQRIVLLNYNKDTKLIDFRHYSIRLQPVGVSRRIRKFVQNHQVPDLRNLQDVSDFVTKAGYGSESEVDDEAATVSLPVDLGRVNRASNKSAVKLQEVGPRMTLQLIKVEEGLCSGGVIFSEFGNVSSGNKKTNEEEQQKDEEEDEQEDKDEDEQENNEEGEDEDEKEDNEDD; the protein is encoded by the exons ATGGCTCGATTTCGGAAT AAGAAGAGGAAAGCTTTTGTTAAACCGATTATCAGGAAACAGCCGAACGTAGACCATGTAACAGGAGATAAAATCCCCAAGAGTTTTGTGTTTTCTCGGGGGAAGTTGCCCGGGGTTCTCCGACAGTTGCAGATggatttaagaaaattgatgctTCCTTTCACTGCTCTAAACCTCAAG GAAAAAAGGCGAAACAATCTCAAAGACTTCTTGAATGTTGCGGGACCAATGGGTGTTACACATTTCCTCATTTTATCAAAAACTGAAACAGCACCATACTTGAGGGTCGCCAGGACACCCCAGGGTCCAACTCTTACTTTCAAAATTCATGAGTATTCGTTGGCTGCTGATATTGCCCAGTCTCAATTGCGGCCAAGATGTCCTAAAGATCTTTTTAATAACCCACCCTTG ATTGTACTTTCTGGATTTGGGACTGGAGAGCAACATCTAAAGCTTACTACAATTATGTTCCAGAACATATTTCCTGCCATTGATATAAACACC GTCAAGCTTTCATCATGCCAAAGGATTGTGTTGCTTAATTACAACAAAGACACAAAGCTTATTGACTTCCGGCACTACTCCATCAGATTACAGCCTGTTGGAGTGTCCCGAAGGATAAGAAAGTTTGTACAGAACCATCAGGTACCTGATTTGAGAAATCTCCAGGATGTGAGTGATTTTGTGACAAA GGCTGGTTATGGATCGGAAAGTGAAGTGGATGATGAAGCAGCAACTGTAAGTCTACCAGTGGATCTTGGTAGAGTTAATCGGGCATCAAATAAGAGCGCCGTCAAGCTTCAAGAGGTTGGGCCCAGGATGACACTTCAGCTCATCAAAGTTGAGGAAGGATTGTGTTCCGGTGGAGTCATATTCAGTGAATTTG GAAACGTGTCAAGCGGAAACAAGAAAACGAATGAGGAAGAACAACAGAAAGATGAGGAAGAGGATGAACAAGAAGACAAAGATGAGGatgaacaagaaaacaatgaAGAAGGCGAAGATGAGGATGAAAAAGAAGACAATGAAGATGACTAG
- the LOC105163121 gene encoding outer envelope pore protein 16-4, chloroplastic isoform X1, whose translation MEEDFSVSTPCSSIAVDSVLRMSSAGVIWGACFGPFDARRLGLSGSARASHIAKTVGQCGFSCGIFAAIFSFTHCGMQRYRRKKDWVNTLAAGVLAGAAFGAGTRNWKQVAGITGLFCTLFQFAQDSKSV comes from the exons ATGGAGGAAGACTTCTCAGTTTCCACCCCTTGCTCTTCTATCGCGGTCGATTCCGTCTTACGCATGAGCTCC GCTGGAGTGATATGGGGTGCTTGTTTTGGACCATTTGATGCTAGAAGACTAG GTCTATCTGGCAGTGCCCGTGCATCGCACATT GCCAAGACAGTTGGCCAGTGCGGCTTTTCATGTg GAATATTTGctgcaatattttcttttactcaCTGTGGAATGCAAAGGTATCGGCGGAAGAAAGACTGG GTTAATACTTTGGCAGCAGGTGTTCTAGCCGGGGCAGCTTTTGGAGCTGGAACCCGGAATTGGAAACAAGTTGCTGGTATTACTGGGCTTTTCTGTACGCTTTTTCAGTTTGCCCAGGACTCCAAATCTGTTTGA
- the LOC105163121 gene encoding outer envelope pore protein 16-4, chloroplastic isoform X6, whose amino-acid sequence MEEDFSVSTPCSSIAVDSVLRMSSAGVIWGACFGPFDARRLGLSGSARASHIAKTVGQCGFSCGIFAAIFSFTHCGMQRYRRKKDWVS is encoded by the exons ATGGAGGAAGACTTCTCAGTTTCCACCCCTTGCTCTTCTATCGCGGTCGATTCCGTCTTACGCATGAGCTCC GCTGGAGTGATATGGGGTGCTTGTTTTGGACCATTTGATGCTAGAAGACTAG GTCTATCTGGCAGTGCCCGTGCATCGCACATT GCCAAGACAGTTGGCCAGTGCGGCTTTTCATGTg GAATATTTGctgcaatattttcttttactcaCTGTGGAATGCAAAGGTATCGGCGGAAGAAAGACTGGGTTA GTTAA
- the LOC105163123 gene encoding small nuclear ribonucleoprotein Sm D2-like isoform X1: protein MSQPMDQDAPGKNEEEEFNTGPLSVLMMSVKNNTQVLINCRNNKKLLGHVRAFDRHCNMVLENVREMWTEVPKTGKGKKKALPVNKDRFISKMFLRGDSVIIVLRNPK, encoded by the exons ATGAG TCAGCCAATGGATCAGGATGCCCCC GGAAAgaatgaggaggaggagttCAACACGGGTCCACTTTCTGTTTTGATGATGAGTGTTAAAAATAACACACAG GTGCTCATCAACTGCCGCAACAACAAAAAGCTTTTGGGCCACGTGAGGGCTTTTGACCGTCACTGCAACATGGTGCTCGAAAATGTGCGCGAGATGTGGACTGAG GTGCCCAAGACTGGGAAAGGCAAGAAGAAAGCTCTTCCAGTGAATAAGGATCGTTTTATTAGTAAGATGTTTCTCCGTGGAGATTCCGTGATCATTGTCCTGAGAAACCCCAAGTAA